The Rhinolophus sinicus isolate RSC01 linkage group LG15, ASM3656204v1, whole genome shotgun sequence region TGCTCACCCCATTCTGCAAATGAGGAAAACCCAGGCAGAGGTGCAGTCACCTACCCATGGGCTCAGCCAGGAAGGTGCAGACTTTAAACCAGGTAACAGGGCCCCAGGCTGGAGCAGGAAAGCTCTGCACTGACTTCCTGTGTGACCCCTGTACCATCCCTGACCCTTGCTGGGCCTCTGTCCtccagaaaaggggaagggagttAAAGGAAGATGGCCTCGGTTGGTATAACAGCCTTGGGGAAATCAGATGCCAATCTGATGGGCTAGGGCAGCCTTTGATCTCTTTGGGTGGTGGTTCTGTCCCTTGGTCCCTGCCCTGGACTAGATAGAGGTCAGGAACTTCTGACACAGATTCATTCCCTGCCTTGGGCTGGGGCCTTAGGCTTATTGCGGTCTCCTCTCTGAGGCTGCTTTCCCATCTGTCTAATGGGGCCATAGTAATGGTCACTATAGaaaccactcattcattcaacaaatatttatcaagctcctactgtgtgccaggcactgcagcAAACACCACTAATCTTATGGAGATAAAGCAGATAAGAGCCCTAATGTGTGGAGTTTATATTCTGGTGGGAGAAGAAGGGCCTGCAGAGTGAGGAGACGGCAGACAGAAGCGTGGAATGGGTGGGCCAGGCGTGGAGGGCGCCCTTCAGCCTTGGCTTCCTCCTTCCTGCAAGGGACCTGGTTCCCAAAACCTCCCTGATACTCATCCCCATTCACTGCCCCCTCTTACCTCCTCCAGGGAGGCCTCCCAGATGCTCCAGCCCTACTCACTCTTCTCTCACCTCCACGGAAGACTTATTGAGGCTctcgccacacacacacacacacacacatactcctcTAGGTCCAGCCTCCAtgtccctccccccttcctttctGCGTGCCCACGTGAGTCCCACCACCGCCAGGCTTCCACTCATTCAAcattctgtgtgccaggcacaggggcTCTGGACCACACCCTTACCCACGCTCTAGCTCCAAGCCTTGCTGTGGTTCTAGGGTCTCTGTGAAGGCCCCACATCCATAGTACAGATGGGGAGACTTAGGCTCAGTCGGGAAGGAGCCTGCCCACGGCCCCACAGTAGGTTGGCAGGCAGGACCAGAACCCAGCCCAGGCTCGTCTGTGGCTGGAGGACtccagccagccctgcctccttTGACATCTGTCAAAGCAAGGTGGTGGGAGGATGAGGGGTGAAACAGAGACCTGTGTTCTCAAAGTGGGGATAGAGGAAGTTACCACCAGACAGGAAGGGCAGAGGGTCAGGAGTCCACTCACTTCCTTTTCCTGAAAAGATGCTTGGTTTGgcccaggaagggggaggggcattgggtgggggtgggggtgggaccagTGCTTGGCCTGGGGCAGAAATGGAGTCCCAACCTGAGAGCCAGGCTTCCCCCCAGGATTGTGGTCAAGAGTGAGGACTGGGGCTGGATGTTGGTCAAGAGTGAGGACTGGGAGGTTGGTTTGGGGTTTAAGTCATTGGCCTGGTTTGGGGATCAGACTGGGTCTAGGTGGGTGTAAGGCCACGCCAGGGGGAGCATCTTGCTCTGAGCAGATGTAGCAAATATTTGGCCACACAAATAAACTGTAAGGAAAAACCAGGAGAAGTAAGGAATGACCTTTTAGGGCAGTGAAGTCTCTCTTGACAGCCACCAAAGCAGTAGCCCCCCTGCTCTAATGGACCCTGTCCTGGGCTGTAGGTCCTgctgggggcagagaggggagtAATGGGAGACTTGCCCTGTAGCCCTGGAGAGGCCTCCCTGGAGGAGATGAGAGAGGCCGGAGCCCCAGGAAAATTTTCCTGGAAGCAGTGAGAGGGGTGGTGTAGGGGGCAGGAATATCCGGAAGGCTGCCCTGGAGGAGGTGAGTGGGCCTGGAGCATCAGGAGGCCTCTGCATGACCAGCGCCCAGCTTCGCTTCCAGGCAGCAGCGTTGGAATGCTCTACTGTCAAGGGGTGGGGCTGGTGAGTCACTGGGCCGTCTGCTGGAGCTGGGCCTGAGCTGACCCTGGACTCTCTTTCTCCCAGGGCTGCTGGGCCTCCAGTGTTCtgcctgtgtctgtctgtcctgaCTCCAGCGTATCAAATTCTCCCTGCTTCCCTGTGAAGCCAGCAAGGTAGACGTGACtatgcctattttacagatgggaataCTGAGGTCTAGAAGGGCTGATGTGCAGCAGAGccaaaggagttcctggaattcCTTCAGTTAGTAGGGACAGACCTGAGCTTGGATGCTGGCaacccaggcagagggagcaggcagGGAAAAAGCATGGGGGTGGAACACACAGGGTTGTGGCTACAGTGGGAGAAGGGCCTAGAGATCTGACCTCCTTGCTCCATGGCCAGAATTGAAACTTTTTCTGCCCTCTTTTCTCAGGTTCCTGATAAGGCTGACCATGGCAATGGAGGGGGGCCCAGCAGTCTGCTGCCAGGACCCTCGGGCAGAGTTGGTGGAGCGAGTGGCCGCCATCGATGTGGCCCACTTGGAGGAGGCCGATGGTGGCCCAGGGCCTGCCAGGAACGGTGTGGACCCTCCGCCACGGGCCAGAGCTGCCTCTGTGATCCCTGGCTGTGCTTCAAGACTCCCCTTATCCCGGCCTAGCCTCTCAGCCAGGAAGTTGTCCCTGCAGGAGCGGCCAGCAGGAAGCTGCTTGGAGGCCCAGGCTGGGCCTTACGCCACAGGGCCTGCCAACCATACCTCTCCACGGGCCTGGCGGAGGCCTACCATCGAGTCCCATCATGTGGCCATCTCAGACACAGAGGTCGGTGGGGCAGAGCGAGGCTGTGCACATGAGCTTGTTAGTTGCCTCCAGCAAAGACCCTTTCTGCTCCTGTCCCTGTCATGCAGCTGTCTAGCCCTTGGTTTGCATTCCCCCCAGAGCTGAGGAGCTCGCTACTTCACAGTAAGGCCTCTTCCCACCCAGGGAAGCTCCAGCTGAGCCAACCTCTCCCTCCTTTACGTCCCACGTTCCCACCCCCACGCGGTCCAGGCCTTGGAAATAGGCCCCTCCCTTGTCCCCCAAAAAGTCCTCTTAGAGATTTGAAACTAGACATTGTGTCCTTGTACCCCAAGCCGGCCCCAGCTTGAGCTCCCACCTCTGAAGCCTCCTTGGGTCTCCTCCGACTCAGAAGCTGCCAGCGCGCTTTCAGCCTGTAGGCTCCCACTGGCTCTGTGCTTGCCATTTAGATCTGAAAGTGAACCTGGATACTGAGCAATCGACAGCCTTCAGAGGCTGAGCTTTTTATACCTGAGCCAGGGCTCTGGTCCTCTCTCCCCAGgtctcttctcctccttcttgtCCAAGTATTTCTGATTCTAGAAATACTCGCTCATGGGTTTCTTACAGATTTGGGTCTCCTAGACTCCAGCATCCAAGCAGGAATCAGTGCATTTTTCCTTCCCCAGTTCCTAGGGAGCAAAACATAGCCATGGCTTACCATTCATGTTTTCAAGCATCACCCAAGGCTTCTTGTCACTTCTGGTGGTATTGGCACCAACAAGTTTCCCCATCCCTACTTGAAAGGTGATGAGACCTGGGGTCTAGCAGTGAGGGACCTGGGACCAGGCTTGGGCCCTGAATAGGCTCCTGAGGTGAGAGCAATGCTGCCTCTGAATCCAGATTTACCTgattctccctcttttttcctccAGGACTGTGTACAGCTGAACCAGTACAAGCTGCAGAGTGAAATTGGCAAGGTAGGACTGGGGCCGGCCAGAGCAGTGAGAACTTCATCTGGGGCTTTGCAAAAGCAGCCTGTCTGGATCCTCTCCTTGGCACAATCCCTTCTCCTCTGAGAATGTgaggcagagaggcaggaagGCACAAGCCTGGAAGTGAGGACAATGCTGTCCTTTGTAGGAAATACCTGGGGTGTgtgggtggggagctgggagaTGACTCCTGATTCCCGAGAGTTTTTGCTGGAAgacagaggggctgggggccgCATGGAGCCACACTGAGCTAGGCAGGGGCAGTTAGCAGGTCTCAGGAGCTCCTCCCCTGTCTGCCTGAAATGTATGtctgttggggggtgggggtggagatgggaTGCAGGAGGAGGGGACCAGAGCTATCCAGGCTCCCCTTTTCCTGAGCTAGTCTTAGGGGAGATTGCTGTATCCAGGGGGCTGACCTGTGTCTATCCGCAGGGTGCTTACGGCGTGGTGAGACTGGCCTATAATGAAAGTGAAGACAGACACTATGTGAGTCTGGGCATTGGAGGGAGGTGTTGCCCGGTTGGGCCCTAGAACCCTGGGGGGTGGGCAGAAGCTGTGCTGGGAAGACAGAGAACAACACTGCCTCCTGAGGGACTGAACTAGCAAAGGAAGAACTTCTTGACCCTGGGAATACGCAAGCAGAGGCTGGATACCTCTGAGGGAAGAGCTCCAGAAAGGCTTGTTGGGAATAGGGGTAAGGCCTACACTCAGATATGGCCGTCTCCTCGCCCAGCTTGACCACACCATCCATACCCTCAGTGCTGGTGGCAGATGCTCAATGTGCCTTTCTGCTCTCAGTCCACATATAACTAGCCTGTTCTAGCCCCTGGTGGCTACACACAAGTGACATTTCCACCCTTCCCTCCTCAGGCAATGAAAGTTCTTTCCAAAAAGAAGTTGCTGAAGCAGTATGGCTTTCCACGTATGTTTCTGTCAGGCCCTGTGCTTGGGGGCCCTTagcctgggggcaggggaagaggagaCCTTGGTCCCTAGCTAATTTTTGTTAGGACTGGCGGTGGAGTGGGGACAGCATAAGCAAAGTCCTGGTGGTGGTCATGTGCTTGGTGGATTGGGGATGAGACCATGGTCTTGCAAGATTCTTGCTTGAGGCTGGTTGTGGGGCCACGGTGAGGCCCGCCCTCCTTTCACAGGGGCTTGACTCCCCTACCTGGTCACAGGTCGCCCTCCCCCAAGAGGGTCCCAGGCTGCACAAGGAGGACCAACCAAGCAGCTGCTACCCCTGGAGCGGGTGTACCAGGAGATCGCCATCCTGAAGAAGCTGGACCATGTGAATGTGGTCAAGCTGATTGAGGTAGGTGGCGGTGGGCAGTGGTTGGGAACCCGTGCCCGAGGCCTGTGGAGCAGCCTCTGGTCCTGGGCACACTCAGCACAGACCCAAGGATCTCACTGAAGGAGCAGATATGGCTGAGCCCTCCAAGGGCACGGCTGGACttggggcaggggctgcagggaggcTTCAGGAGTCCGTTCGGGCTGGTCTGGGATGTTCTCAAGATGTCACTGAGGGTGAGCGTGAATGATTTCTGAGGCCTCATCTGTCTGTGCCTGCTCAGTTCCTGCTCCATTATCTGGGGTGGCTACAGAGCATTCTGGGGGTCCAGGGGCTGGCAGGGACAAGGAAGCCTGGgactcccacccctgcctcctcaAGCCTTATCCCCATGTCTGCTCCTTCTGACCAGGTCCTGGATGACCCAGCTGAGGACAATCTCTATTTAGGTGAGTGACCCAGCTCATCCCCAAAGCAGCTCACCTGGGGTTGGTCCAAGGGCTCCTGGGAGACACACATGACCTTCACAGGGGCAGGGAGGAAACCCGTTCTCCAGCCCTGATTCCCTTGCCCAGCTCTGCTGAGCCAGGCTCAGAAGATCCAGTTAGATTCGATAGATCTTTTCAAGCCCCGCCTCTGCTGGTCAGAGAGACTATGGGTCAGgtagatacaggaagcaggctacATACTGTGGGTTCCCAGACCCTGTCTGatagctctgtgcctcagtttcctcacctgtaaaattgggataataatggTATCTACCTCATATGGGTTATTATATGCAAGACACATTAGCTGTTATTGTTAGTATGAACATTAAATTAAGTTCGTGGTGCCTGATTCATGGCTGGGCTCAGAGGCCCTCAGGAAAAGGGGCAGAAGGAACACTGTTGTACAAGTTAGAGGCCAAGGCTTTAGACTCCATTCCCTTTCCTACTTGCCTATCCTCTATGACCTTTAGGACAATTTCtgccccttctctgagcctcagcccaCCTCTACCCCACAAAAGGGGTTCATGGTGAATTAGATGAGGCAGGTCCATAGGAGACCCCCCACTCTTGCCCATTTATCTCCTGTGATGCCATGGGACCCCTGTCTTGTCCCTCCCTCAATGCCTGGATgactgccccccacccaccctccagaACAGGGAGGGACCTTGGCATCACAGCTCTGCCCGCCCGGCTGCACcttaccttcttttcttttcttttctttcagtgtttgacCTCCTGAGAAAGGGGTGAGTTCCCCATCCCAATCAGGCAGGTCAAGTCTCAGCCAggccttcctttctccctccctgtgtCCCTAGTCCTAGGGTCAGCTATTCTAGGAGAAAGCAGAGGCCCGGGCCCTGCCCTTGGGGATCTCTAGTCTGGCGGGAAATGAGAGACCAAGAGGACGATTCTTTGAAGTCTGATGGGGTCAGTGAGGCTGGAATAGTCAGGGAGGCCTCTGGAAGAGGGGGTGGGTTTTGAACTAGGCCTTGAAGAACtggaaagaatattttgatggagGAGACGAAGGAAAAAGGAGTGTTTCTCAAGTGAAAGTGTAGAGATGGGACTCAATTCTTGCCTGTATTCAAATCACAAAGAGTTATTTCAGCTTTACACGTTTGTGAGTTGGAAGGGTGGGACTCCTTTCCCTTCCATTTACAAGAGgggaagctgaggttcagaggggGTAAGTGCCTTGCTCAACATCACACAGCAAGTCACTGATGAAACCTAGGATTCTAACTCATGTCTGCCTCATTTGGCCTTCTCAGGGCATTTGTTAAGAAGCAGACATGGAGTCATGGGCATGGGCCTGGGTGGACCGGAAGCCCTAACTGCCAAGTCCTTGAATACAGGCTATGGCTGTCTTTCTGCTGGGGGACTTCTAATGACCTATATGGGCGTAGGGGCAGGTAATAGTGTTCCTTTAAAACTCGGGGGCTTTCAAAAGTTTTTGACCTTCATTCAAAGTGAGTTTCACGTTACCATCTATATCTGTAACTGAAACCAGTTTTACAAAACAGCACATATCCTTATTACATATGATATATTCCGATATATTCTACttcattagaaaataaacagtagccacccactaaattgatttcctgACCCTCTGTTAATTAGGTCTGGACttagtttgaaaaacactgctttaAATGGCATCTTTGCAACTGTTCAATTATTGATAATTAAGTACTTAGAAGAAGTTATATCAAGCCAGAAATGAAGATTAAGctaatttgaaattataatgaTTGTAAATGGATATTtgtgtctatgtgtgtttttaaattttcattatatggGAGAAAAAGCTAATTATCTTAGGTTCTCAGGACCCATTTAAGCATAGAGGGCTCCTGGGAGGTCCCAAGGGGCCTGAAGGGTGCTattcctgttccctttcccctgcTGTCTGCCTTTATTCAACCAGATTCAGCTGAAAATCCCTTTTCCCCTCCGTCCCCATAGGCCAGTCATGGAGGTACCTTGTGACAAGCCCTTCCCAGAGGAGCAAGCGCGCCTCTACCTGCGGGACATCGTCCTGGGCCTTGAGTACTGTGAGTGAGGGGCCGCCTGCCTCCTgggactggggactggggaccgGGTAGGGAGATACCACTTGGGGAGCCCAGGCTGAATAGGCTCTGAGCAGTTGCAGTCAGCCAGCGCTGATCTGCCAATCAGCTTCATTTGGGGGCGGGGCATGGACCTGTGGGCTGGGCCAAAGCCTCCTgaaaagaaaggtgaaggggatggTGGCAGGCTTCTGTCTGGCATGCCCCAGTCCTTCACAGTGCTGGGCCACCATTAAGTCGTGCTGCGCCTTGGGTGTTCTACTATATCTCTCCTCTGCTGAGTTCTTAGCCAAGCTTAGCCTCTCTACAGGACAAGAGATGTGGGAAGGAAGAGATTCTGTCCAGCTGCTTGAGAGTCTGTCCTGTCCTGGAGCCTGTGGGTGGTGGCAGGTTGGGTTTACTGTGAGGGGCCCTAAAATGATGAGAGTTGAGGAGGAAGAATGTTAGGTTAGCCTCTGTTTATGCAATTCCTTTATTCACGCATattcattccattcattcatttatgagaACCTACTAAGTGatggctggggacagggaggtgACAAGGACCTAGACAGGACCTCAAGGATCTCACAGCCAAGTAGGAGGGACAGGAATCTAAGCAAGTAGATGACATAGTGCGGTGCCTGCCCAGGCTGGGGAGGCATGAGGGCTGTCAGAGCACCGAGGGGCCAAgggaggcttcccagaggaggtcaCTTGTGGCCAGGGTCCTGAGGGATAAGTAGGAGTTTGTTAGTCAGGCTTGAGGGATGAGTGAGAGAGTACAGCAGGCAGAGAGAACTGCATGGCAGAGGCACAGAGGGGAGTGTGCGTATGTAATATTTAAGAAAGGGGAGAAGTTCAATTTTGTTGAAGCATGAGGGGAGTGGGAGGTTGTAGTGAAAAAGGATATAGGAAGTACTGTTAAGGCCACACCTTGAGCGCTGG contains the following coding sequences:
- the CAMKK1 gene encoding calcium/calmodulin-dependent protein kinase kinase 1 produces the protein MAMEGGPAVCCQDPRAELVERVAAIDVAHLEEADGGPGPARNGVDPPPRARAASVIPGCASRLPLSRPSLSARKLSLQERPAGSCLEAQAGPYATGPANHTSPRAWRRPTIESHHVAISDTEDCVQLNQYKLQSEIGKGAYGVVRLAYNESEDRHYAMKVLSKKKLLKQYGFPRRPPPRGSQAAQGGPTKQLLPLERVYQEIAILKKLDHVNVVKLIEVLDDPAEDNLYLVFDLLRKGPVMEVPCDKPFPEEQARLYLRDIVLGLEYLHCQKIIHRDIKPSNLLLGDDGHVKIADFGVSNQFEGNDAQLSSTAGTPAFMAPEAISDSGQSFSGKALDVWATGVTLYCFVYGKCPFIDDYILALHKKIKNEAVVFPDEPKVSEELKDLILKMLDKNPETRIGVPDIKLHPWVTKNGEEPLPSEEEHCSVVEVTEEEVKNSVKLIPSWTTVILVKSMLRKRSFGNPFEPQARREERCMSVPGNLLLKDGCGEGVKSPELPGVQEDEAAS